From the genome of Vigna angularis cultivar LongXiaoDou No.4 chromosome 11, ASM1680809v1, whole genome shotgun sequence, one region includes:
- the LOC108333439 gene encoding uncharacterized protein LOC108333439, whose product MLDALFKPKFYSKCKSRLKLINTRLETIGKKRKAVEKFLKKDIVDLLRNALDYNAYGRAEGLLVEQNMSFCYELVGKFANCVSSHVRDLCKQRDCPDECKEAIQSLIYAAARFSDLPELRELRTLFTPKFGNTLEPYISQEFVDKLRQGPPSKEMKIQLLHDLAREFSTEWDSKALEQRLHSPPLLLEDKTKYDPLNDHGDRMNNDVAVPKIDNLGTADKQRHERNWHTSKGNEKDILSQRRKDISDPYWGVQSSTDCETTSDNSSLDGRNACSSSLGSVSDNETIKQPSSFSYKLVPPPYVKEKLNKPVVPEKQIPKSVRRRPLKPPLYENSVSDSKTGGTDKVVDSTDYEEKVMDGLLMHYSKKESPYGSGIAKAVYPKAYPMQRVEYDKGHRKQKSSLPLVRGISLPSEDANSTETLKVHGRATSLVPQMLGTAGHVHPSLPDYDDLSSRLAALRNTTQPA is encoded by the exons ATGTTGGATGCATTGTTCAAACCGAAATTCTATTCGAAGTG CAAATCACGGTTGAAGTTAATAAATACGAGGTTGGAGAcgatagggaagaaaaggaaagCGGTGGAGAAATTTCTTAAGAAAGACATCGTCGACCTTCTTAGGAATGCCCTTGATTACAATGCATATGGAAGG GCTGAGGGGCTTCTCGTGGAGCAAAATATGTCGTTTTGCTATGAACTCGTTGGAAAGTTTGCTAATTGCGTGTCGAGTCATGTTCGAGACCTTTGTAAGCAGag GGATTGTCCTGATGAATGTAAAGAAGCTATACAGTCATTGATATATGCAGCAGCAAGGTTTTCTGATCTGCCGGAACTACGCGAGCTCAGAACGTTGTTCACCCCAAAATTTGGGAATACTCTTGAACCTTACATAAGTCAAGAG TTTGTTGACAAACTGAGGCAAGGTCCTCCTTCGAAAGAAATGAAGATCCAACTGTTGCATGATTTAGCGCGAGAGTTCTCCACAGAATGGGATAGCAAGGCTTTGGAGCAGAGGCTTCACTCACCGCCTCTGTTACTTGAA GATAAGACTAAATACGATCCTCTAAACGATCATGGTGATCGCATGAACAATGATGTCGCTGTCCCCAAAATAGACAACCTAGGTACCGCTGACAAACAGAGACATGAAAGAAACTGGCATACAtcaaaaggaaatgaaaaagaCATCCTATCACAAAGAAGGAAGGATATCAGCGATCCGTATTGGGGGGTGCAAAGCAGCACGGACTGTGAAACAACCTCTGACAATTCATCCTTGGATGGGCGAAACGCTTGTTCAAGTTCATTAGGAAGCGTATCAGATAATGAAACAATTAAGCAGCCATCTTCATTTTCCTACAAACTCGTCCCACCTCCTTACGTCaaagaaaaattgaataaaccagtTGTTCCGGAAAAGCAAATACCGAAATCAGTCAGGCGGAGACCTCTCAAACCACCACTTTACGAAAACAGTGTTTCAGATTCTAAAACTGGGGGCACTGACAAAGTGGTAGACTCAACGGATTATGAAGAAAAGGTAATGGACGGGCTCTTGATGCATTACAGTAAGAAAGAATCTCCTTATGGATCAGGCATAGCAAAAGCAGTATATCCAAAAGCTTATCCTATGCAACGAGTAGAATACGACAAGGGACATAGGAAACAAAAATCAAGTCTACCCCTTGTGAGAGGAATATCTCTTCCTTCTGAAGACGCAAATTCGACGGAAACATTAAAAGTTCATGGAAGAGCTACTTCCTTAGTACCACAAATGTTGGGGACAGCGGGGCATGTGCATCCTAGTCTGCCTGATTATGATGACTTGTCGTCTCGTCTTGCCGCTCTCAGGAACACAACCCAACCAGCTTAA